The sequence below is a genomic window from Ipomoea triloba cultivar NCNSP0323 chromosome 10, ASM357664v1.
TTGAATAGAAGAACTATTGTCTTTGAATGAATAGAGGGCTGTTATTTGTCTATGTAGtttatatatttcttaaatCACTTCAAGAGTAATCTTCAACAATCCATATTTCTAAGTTGGTAATTCTTCAGAGTGCAGATTGATTTTTGGATAGAGCTTAACAATTTGATGTGTCTTGTCATTGGATTTTAGTTATTTTGTATGCTTAATATGTTATCTTTTATTTGGTCATCTCACTCAGGGAAGTGTTCCAGTGCTCTGTGCTAATAAGCTTTTGGCGGGTACGTCATGCATGGCACAAAAATTTGATGAAGAGATGCTCAGAAATGGAGGTGCGTGCCACAATAGCCAAAAGGCTTGGTGAGATGATACATAGCATTTGCAAAGGGTCTGCACCTGCAAATATGTTTGAAGTTTTCATGGAAGATTTTGTGGATGCTGTTGAGTTTGTGGACTACTTCAAGGCAACTTGGTATCCAAGACTAGGTTATGCATATTACTCTAGACTACAGTTTAGTCTATATCAATTATTTGCATTTATCATATTTTCTGTTTTGAAGATTCTCTGGTTGTTTATATGCCTTGTGATGAAAGAAAatcttgaaaaaatattttccttttttttttttaagatgtcTTGAGGGATTCATATGGTGACTTGCTAATTACTATGAGAAAATTTTCTGCTTGTATTATTCCATGGATGTACATTCTTCTCCTGTGGAGTAAGCATGGTAACCTCAACTCTGAATGTGCATGAGAAAACTGAACTTGTGTGACTCATAAAAAAATCGTTGAACCTCATATTCTCATTAAATTagttaacacttttttttttttaaattacttctGACAAATCTTCATTGGCCAGGGCTTTGGAGTAGTGCACTGAGAGACCTTCCTCTTGCCAGCCAGGAGACTTGTGCAGCGTTGGAGTTTTACCATAACCAATTGAAGCTCAGACTGTTGAATGAAAGGGACTTGAGTGTATATGAACGTGCCGATTGGCTTGTAGACAAGCTAGGTACTACAGTGCATTCTTATTTCTGGCTTGATGAGTATTCTGGGAAGGATGATTTTGCTCGATATTGGAAAGACGAATGGATTAGTGGGTTGACAGCTTGGCGAAAATCGTTGCAGATTCCAGATGGTGATGTTACTATTGATGGTGAATTCGCAAAAATTGTTGATCAGGGAGATAAAAATATTGTCCATGTTATATGGAACCCAAGTTCAGAATTTGCACTTTGTGATTGTAATTCTGCGAATATGGGCAACTTATGTGAGCatgtttttaaaagtattaaatatctTCGTGACAGAGGGTCTGGTACATCATCCGTTAGTATGTTTCAGTATAAGCAGGCTTTGATTAAAATGCTGCACTGCCCACCTTATGACTCTTTGATTCGTGATCACGCACTTTCTTTAGCTGTATGGGTGCAGATGCAGTTGAATGCACAAATTGGCCAAGAAAGTGTTCAAGTTGAGGAACAAGTTGTAAGACCAACTACTACATATGACGGCCAATGTGGAGATACAGTAAATGGAAGCAAAGGTAATAGTACGTCGTCCTGTAATGGGAGTGGCGCTAATAAGCTTCACCATTCAGGTTTTACCAAAAATAAGTTGTGTCATTCTGTTGATCACATAGTTGCTAGAAATGGCATTTGTGCCAACAGCAGTCATAATATTGCTGTGGATATTCCTTGTCTTGAAATAGGGGCCAGCCCATATTCCATGTGCCGAACAGAGTCTCAGTTGTTTTCTATTGATGAGGTTACATCAACTGATATGCTTGCAGAAAATGGGAGGGTTTTGATTGATACTGGGCCAGATATAACAGAAAATCTCCCTTGTACTGATATGTCATTCTCCAATCTAAATGATTTTGATAATGTCTTGAACAAAAATGATTCTACAGCAAAGATGGATGCAGAGTCACAATCTCTTTATATTGCATTGTCAACTGCCAAGTCTCTAAATCAAAACTCAGGGAGCCAGCAGAATGGTGTGTGTGGCAACAGGACAGACACATGGGTAGGACCTTGCATAGTAAGTGTTGGAGGCAAGACTGATAAGGATTCTTCAGCAACATCTGAGCCTGTAGATTCTTGTCTTGTTGATGTGAGTGAGTCCTCTAATTTTATTGAAGAGGGTGTAAGAGAAGGCCCAGAAAATCGTAGTGCAGGCAAGAACAACAGCTTCATATTCATGGATGACATGAATGTTGATCCCATGCCCATTAACGCTTCTGAACCAGTAGGTGAATCAGTCGAACCAGAGCTGGTGGATATTGCTAAAGCCTCAACAGGAGctgaaagaaatggaaattcaGATTCAACAATTGAGAAGGCAAATGAATCACACTCCACAAATGAGGCCACCGTAGAAATCCAAAATAATGCCCATCAGAAATCTTCTGTCCCTGGAGAAGTATTGATAGCCAGTGCAATTGATGCAAGTCCACAATTTGCAAGCAAGTCCTCACTGGAGCCAGTAAGTAATACTGAACGCAAGCCCTCAAGGGAGATTGTAACCTATAAACGTAGAAAGTTACTATACCCAGCTTCTTCAAGTAATACTAGTACTCTTAAATGTGGCAATCACGATTCTAAAGATAATTGCAACAGTAATTAAGGTCCTTTAGTACTGGCAGTGCTTTTTGTCCTCAACTCTACCGAGGAAGGGATCTAGGGATTGCACAAGTGCTGTTGATTTTGCAACTGGTGAGTTATATCATTGTCATTGCCATTATTGGGTCTTCATTTTTCATTCTTCCAATTATAGTGTGTATATATCAGTAGCTAGATGTCATTGACATTGTTACTCTCTCTTGATAacttatgtaaatttttttataatataacttgtttttttcttaatcCCTGGATTAGTGAAACCTCTTCTTATTCCATGATACTTTGTTCAACTTACTCTTTCAAGTTTGAACCAGCAGTGCACTGTGGTTTTGCTATCATTCTGTTGCATTGtgcttttgaaaatttgttaAGCTTATATATGATGTGCATATGATCTTGTGCTGTGATGAGGCACTATAAAGTTTGAAATATTTCCAGTAGTTATTTGTGTGATATGGTGCCGCCCATTTGTCGTGGATTCTTCTAGTTCTGTGGAGAATTTCTTATAGGCTTGCTGAAATGAGGATGCCGGCTGTTGACCATCAAATAAggtttggcaaaaacttgtgtgagaccgtctcacgggtctcaatccgtgaaaCGGATCGGATCTTTTATTACACGGGTAAATCACATGCCATCCACGCACAATCTCACGGCCCTTGTTTCTCCCTATGTTCCTGCTACAGACAATTTCTTCCCAGATCAATCGACTTCGGATTTCTCCCATCTCCTCCTCCTTCGCTACTGTTGATAACATCTGCAATCTATTGAACGCGACAGCGTCGATTGGCGATGATGGggaagaaggaactgatgattGGGTAGGCTCTGGATTCTATGTTGAGTTTGGAGGGAAGGGATTCTTGAGAGTTTttgtgaagttgatgatgaagatggCCATTAATGGAAATGGTAGGAAGGTGGTGAAGAGGATTAATGGTGAGATTATTGAGATCTTTGCCATTTTTTCTCAGCTTTTGAGTGCAGTGCAGTGTATGAATACTTTTATATCGTTGTGTTTGTTTCACTTTTTGAGTTAAAATACTTTTATATCGTTGTGTTTGTTTCACTTTTTGAGTTAAAACCTTATTCTCAGCCCATCATATTTTCACTTTTTGAGTTAAAACCTTATTCTCAGCCCATCATATTACAAGAAATgattgatatatttaatactttaatcattaaatataatactttatagtttaaatctaatacttcaaaacacaaatataataattaatactttaaacattaaatataatattttataccataaatgtaatatttcatagcacaaatatataatcaatactttaaggctcatatataatactttatagcttaAATACAATACTTCATAATACAGTTTAAGAGTTTaagttagatatatttaatactttaaacattaaatacaatactttatagcctaaatataatacttcatagctcaaatctagtacacagtttaaggtagatatatttaatattttaaaccttatacaaaatactttatagcctaaatgtaatacttcatagcactaatctagtatacagtttaagatagatatattttcatagcactaatctagtatACAGTTTAAGATAGATATATTCAATACTCACTAATCTAGTATACAGTTTAAGATAGATATattcaatactttaagccttaaacacaatactttatagtctaaatataatacttcatagcactaatataatctagtatacagtttaaggtagatatatataatactttaagcattaaacataatacttcatagcactaatctagtatacagtttaaggtagataatacttcatagcactaatctagtatacagtttaaggtagatatattcaATACTCACTAATCTAGtatacagtttaaggtagatatattcaatactttaagccttaaacacaatactttggtagatatattcaatactttaagccttaaacacaatactttatagtctaaatataatacttcatagcactaatctagtacacagtttaaggtagatgtatataatactttaagcattaaacataatactttatatgctaaatttaatacttcatagcactaatctagtacacagtttaagatagatatatttaatactttaagtgttaaacacaatactttatagtctaaatgtaatacttcataacactaatctagtacacagtttaaggtagatatatttagggtgtgtttggttggtgggtttaggcataaggaatgggtatgaaagtgattgtttgtgtttggttgataggttttgtgaatgctactatgggtttggaataacccattaatgacaaaatccatacccttattaaataagggtttcatctttctttctcatttcttcctcaactattaataatcattctcattccacccaattaccaaacatgttaaatactttcaccaaaacccattaccattaccaagtatttgatacccattccgattccgattcccatgtgcgaaccaaacgcacccttaataCTTTAAGTcgtaaacacaatactttatagtctaaatgtaatgcTTCATAGCACTAATTTAGTGCACAGTTTaagttagatatatttaatactttaagtcttaaatACAATACTTTGTAGTCTAAatgtaaaatgtaataaaaatgtatgaATATAAACGAGTTTActatattttgtaaaaatgtaataaaaatttgcATTTGTATTCTTACTATTCTTAGATAAGTGAGATGAGTTTTAATTGCCTATTAATTTGGAAAAAGGTTGCCGTGCATTAAGCCCAGTATATACGCAATTACAGTTAGGTTGATTCGTTTGACTCTCCGCAGCGACCAACTAGCTAATTAGTTACAATACCATGATCCAAATTATAtagacccgacccgtctcacgaattgtgacccgtgagacagtctcacacaagtgttacccataaggtttttattattttgataaaaagaAGCAATGACTTGACTGGTTTTGGACTTATACTCTTGGTCTAATGTAATGAAGACCAATTGACTCGAGCATCCCGAGGGCGGAGTAATGCGGAATTGTCAAGGCAAATGAATTGGTGGTTTTCAATTTAAGCTTGAGATTGCTTTTAGTCAAATAAGTTGTGGACTATCTGTAGGTCGAAATAGAGATTTcacaaatactccgtattattttttaGAGTGATTTTTTAATAGCGAttgaaaaaattacaaaagatAGACATGAGACGATCTATAATTACATATCACTAAATTTATTCATGAGGCGTTCagtaaaaattgaaattgtCAAATTTGTTACACCCACACATAAAAGCTAATACATATGGTAACTAGATTGCCACCATGTAGTAAGCAAGACTTTTAGCCTTCAAGTCCTTTTGACGACTAATAATGGAGTGGCAATACATGAAGTgtaattttctctctctccctcttctttttttcttttttttttcctggtaAGGGTGAGCAAAATACTAGTTAACTACCTGATAATTAATAACCAAACCGAATGAAAATGTCTATTTCGATTATtgatgttaaaatattttttattttttttgtaattcaattattCTACGATTATTGGCTTTCGATTTCAGTCGGTGATAGATTAATCCGGTTCATATGAGACCCTAGGTAAGAACCTTTGACCGAAGATCAATATGGGAGAAGGGtgagttttttgtttgtttgtttttttttttgttttttttttttaaaatttgtattttatttaaaattattataataaattaaaaataataattttgattgggATGGTTGCCACATCAGCGGTAACAAAAAATAGTAacctaattataattttttaaagttgtataatctaattaaatttttttcttataattggatgacctatttgagtattattattattatttaaggtTAAATTTGCTcaaattgtaaaataataaattcttttctaaaaaaatctGGAAACGCATTTATTATATACAGAAATGATAACCGTGTGAGGTTGTTTTTGGCCCGTTTTCGCAAACCCGAGTCCGACACAACAACGCTGCTAGCCTGGATCTTTTAGAGCTGACGAATCACGAATGTTTTGACATTCATTCCATATCTTTCATTCATCCAAATCCCAATCCAGGAGTTTACGACTGATTCTGCTTCTCGCCGTCGCCGCCGATCTTTGTTGCTTCCCTCATAGGTAACTCCGATTTTACCGATTCAATAAACTCATGTTAATACTTCGGATTCCGAGATTGTCGTGCTCTTTCTTTTGTCTTTCTGTACTGTGTGTTCAACACTTGAACATCCTTTTGCTTTGCTGTTGCTCTGCAGGAGCTAATCTAAATTTCTGTTGCggtgattttttcttttttctttttatggttaaaaatgttttaatttttgaaggaaaatgttGTTTTCCTCATTTCAGTGATGAACTATAGGAATTGTTAGGTCTAGTGGAGTTGATAAGAGAACACTAGGTTCATCTTGAGCTCGAGTTTATGCTGCCAATAGGCTGGCTTATGCATCAGCTTTTCATGAAATCAATGCTTTAATGGTGTGTAAAGTGTGTTCAATTGCTTTGCCATATTGTTGTTTAATTACAAGCGTGGAGTATCTTGGAGTTCAACTGGCATCTGGGTGGTTCTGATGGTTTCCTGGAGCAATATTAGTGTTGTTAACTAAAATTACTTCCTCTAACATGCATTTGCACAATCCTTTAGAACTAGCCTTGGCTGACACCTCTGTGATAGCAATGTGATTAAAATTTAGACATGTTTTAAGAGTGGTTGTTTTCCAGGCATTTGTTGGCAAGTTGATATGGCTGATCAGCATACATCTGAAGGTCCAAGCACAAGTAATGTTTCCAGTGAGCATACATCTGAAGGTCCAAGCACAAGTAATGTTTCCAGTGAGGGTTCTGAAGAAGGTCCAAGCACAAGTAATGTTTCCAGTGAGGGTTCTGAATCGAGTCCATCGACTGTGAAACTTGCATCTGAGCATACATCTGAAGGTCCAAGCATAAGTAATGTTTCCAGTGAGGGTTCTGAATCGAGTCCATCGACTGTGAAACTTGCATCTGAGCATACATCTGAAGGTCCAAGCACAAGTAATGTTTCCAGTGAGGGTTCTGAATCGAGTCCATCGACTGTGAAACTTGCATCTGAGCATACATCTGAAGGTCCAAGCACAAGTAATGTTTCCAGTGAGGGTTCTGAATCGAGTCCATCGACTGTGAAACTTGCAT
It includes:
- the LOC116032432 gene encoding uncharacterized protein LOC116032432, which codes for MARWDEILSLPVQNPPTLEFSSSDIVWSKVEGWRDNIDRVALIPYARVDDFVRGESANKECPTKFHVEARRRRTAETSYKPKVDGILEYILYWCSFGPDDHRKGGVVRPSRTTYVPKKKSAGRPNTKRGCTCHFIVKRLIAEPSVALIIYNQDKHVDKKGLPCHGPQDKKAAGTRAMYAPYISEDLRLRVLSLLYVGVSVETIMQRHNESVERQGGPCNRDDLLTHRYVRRQERSIRRSTYELDADDAISISLWVESHQNHIFFYKDFSDSDPFVIGIQTEWQLQQMIRFGNRGLLASDAKFGTNKLKYPIHSLVVFNSDNKAIPVAWIIAPRFASEDTVRWMRALYNRVQTKDPTWKLAGFIVDDPLTDIPAIREVFQCSVLISFWRVRHAWHKNLMKRCSEMEVRATIAKRLGEMIHSICKGSAPANMFEVFMEDFVDAVEFVDYFKATWYPRLGLWSSALRDLPLASQETCAALEFYHNQLKLRLLNERDLSVYERADWLVDKLGTTVHSYFWLDEYSGKDDFARYWKDEWISGLTAWRKSLQIPDGDVTIDGEFAKIVDQGDKNIVHVIWNPSSEFALCDCNSANMGNLCEHVFKSIKYLRDRGSGTSSVSMFQYKQALIKMLHCPPYDSLIRDHALSLAVWVQMQLNAQIGQESVQVEEQVVRPTTTYDGQCGDTVNGSKGNSTSSCNGSGANKLHHSGFTKNKLCHSVDHIVARNGICANSSHNIAVDIPCLEIGASPYSMCRTESQLFSIDEVTSTDMLAENGRVLIDTGPDITENLPCTDMSFSNLNDFDNVLNKNDSTAKMDAESQSLYIALSTAKSLNQNSGSQQNGVCGNRTDTWVGPCIVSVGGKTDKDSSATSEPVDSCLVDVSESSNFIEEGVREGPENRSAGKNNSFIFMDDMNVDPMPINASEPVGESVEPELVDIAKASTGAERNGNSDSTIEKANESHSTNEATVEIQNNAHQKSSVPGEVLIASAIDASPQFASKSSLEPVSNTERKPSREIVTYKRRKLLYPASSSNTSTLKCGNHDSKDNCNSN